The following are encoded in a window of Drosophila simulans strain w501 chromosome 3L, Prin_Dsim_3.1, whole genome shotgun sequence genomic DNA:
- the LOC6737801 gene encoding spermine synthase isoform X2, whose amino-acid sequence MAAQTILFDFTLDKDKTADEEARLQVAKILRNELEQLFPQLELAYSMESPENGYFAVLHENKDTVITCRIFQHGLLTLNVEYFLPDGKEPSISFDSGKSLENVLAIKLKAIKAQKLPTLKRGDVSRYFPSSDERIIEYDIDKVVFEARSPFQKIQIMHSKTLGNMLLLDELQNIAESDLIYTETLMCRGVENYEGKEICILGGGDGALLYELLKENPKHVVMLEIDELVMQTCNKYLNVICGDVLEKRKSDQYEIIVGDCVEYLKKFIAEGRKFDYVFGDLTDIPITDAPEGETWDFIRTIFEHSFKVLKPDGKYLTHGNGSTCKVQLRLFEEQLNLLRPKVKFTTTKAFVPSFMEEWLFYQVTFA is encoded by the exons ATGGCGGCCCAGACGATACTGTTTGATTTCACGCTGGACAAGGACAAGACGGCGGATGAGGAGGCGCGCCTCCAGGTGGCCAAGATCCTGCGCAacgagctggagcagctgttCCCCCAGCTGGAGCTGGCCTACTCGATGGAGTCGCCGGAAAACGGCTACTTTGCGGTGCTGCACGAGAACAAGGACACGGTGATTACCTGCCGCATCTTCCAGCACGGTCTGCTGACACTCAACGTGGAGTACTTCCTGCCCGACGGCAAGGAGCCGAGCATATCCTTCGAC AGCGGTAAGAGCCTGGAGAATGTCCTGGCAATCAAACTGAAGGCCATCAAGGCCCAGAAGCTGCCGACGCTGAAGCGCGGCGATGTCTCCAGGTACTTCCCATCGTCAG ATGAGCGCATCATCGAGTACGACATCGACAAGGTGGTCTTCGAGGCGCGCTCGCCCTTCCAGAAGATTCAAATCATGCACTCCAAGACGCTGGGCAACATGCTGCTCCTGGACGAGCTGCAGA ACATTGCTGAATCCGATCTGATCTACACGGAGACCCTAATGTGTCGCGGCGTGGAGAACTATGAGGGCAAGGAGATCTGCATCCTGGGCGGCGGCGATGGCGCCTTGTTGTACGAGCTACTCAAGGAGAATCCGAAGCACGTGGTGATGCTGGAGATTGATGAGCTTGTGATGCAGACCTGCAACAAATACCTCAACGTGATCTGTGGCGATGTGTTGGAGAAACGCAAGAGCGACCAGTACGAGATCATTGTGGGCGACTGTGTGGAGTACTTGAAGAAGTTCATCGCCGAGGGCCGCAAGTTCGACTATGTGTTCGGGGATCTTACGGATATACCCATAACCGATGCGCCGGAGGGCGAGACCTGGGACTTTATTCGTACCATCTTCGAGCACTCCTTCAAGGTGCTGAAGCCCGACGGAAAGTATTTGACTCATGGCAATGGGTCCACCTGCAAGGTGCAGCTGCGTCTGTTCGAGGAGCAGTTGAACTTGCTGCGTCCCAAGGTGAAGTTCACCACCACCAAGGCGTTTGTGCCGTCGTTCATGGAAGAGTGGCTCTTCTACCAAGTGACCTTCGCCTGA
- the LOC27209466 gene encoding inositol polyphosphate 5-phosphatase E produces the protein MQHSSAGSEERITSSTSSPRSGHKSASSLFGLLSKRPSKVEPHPVTPESPRLQQRPVSACGQYDVSFAKCNAETSANHVNNNGSTLKSQTLPLEKSHSGLISFHRRAKPSFSKGKNHSHRHSTDAGSQSDGGADVVMRRKSPKHRSPNHNRFSHQFSLCCKAEKKPMTPPVTVRYNSIPDSNNVLRRDNLSLSWSLVDNNSGSLHSSEGSSHRPRPSSECASAPESPVASKTFFAQCSPAAASASVARSESLQNRSPIRPMAVSACRSRLRLKLYPPGQELPPLQAATEPGDIKRATTPQHMSSPNIATQPDGIEHIEEQPGVRFMSHENMTLQRQGSGSNLARQTLMAAHALNLIPADKARERSFLDGRLGSTSLLGPSELSRVLPQKEITVFVGTWNMNGHSPPKQLNDFVLPANVEHVPDIVVMGTQESTPDRFEWEVTIQETLGPSHVLFHATTLGTLHLAVYMRRDLIWYCSVPEDASMSVRTGSAFRTKGAVAISFCLFGTSMLFVTSHLTAHQQKVKERVSDVKRIINALDLPRNLPNQRHKNKDVTQNFDNVFWCGDLNFRLGEPREKLLEWIQNTKFPLPSHLPHGYMHTDQLTSVLADGAAFRGFMEANITFPPTYKYDPGSQNFDTSSKQRAPAYTDRILYKYRQMQGLVIRRQTLVPGVSTPTQPHVQCLLYDSVPSITTSDHKPVWALFRTLIRAGTDAIPLAAGLFSRDIYLEGMRRRLNNQYSGASAVCVLQ, from the exons ATGCAGCACAGCAGCGCGGGAAGTGAGGAACGGATAACCAGTTCCACCAGCAGCCCCAGATCCGGTCACAAGTCCGCGAGCTCCCTGTTCGGTTTGCTGAGCAAGCGACCCAGTAAAGTGGAGCCACATCCCGTGACACCCGAATCGCCAAGACTACAACAGAGACCCGTGTCCGCCTGTGGCCAATACGATGTCAGTTTCGCCAAGTGCAATGCGGAGACGTCTGCAAACCATGTCAATAATAATGGCAGCACCCTCAAGAGCCAAACCCTGCCGCTGGAGAAGTCGCACAGCGGGCTGATCAGCTTCCACAGGCGTGCAAAGCCAAGTTTCTCGAAAGGAAAGAATCACTCGCACCGGCACAGCACGGATGCGGGCTCCCAAAGCGATGGAGGAGCCGACGTAGTGATGCGGCGCAAGTCGCCCAAGCACCGCTCACCCAATCACAATAGATTTAGTCACCAGTTCAGTCTGTGCTGCAAGGCGGAAAAGAAACCGATGACGCCGCCGGTGACCGTGCGTTATAACTCCATACCGGATAGCAACAATGTTCTGCGCCGCGATAACCTCTCGCTAAGCTGGAGCTTGGTGGACAACAACTCGGGCTCGCTGCACTCTAGCGAAGGATCCTCACACCGACCGCGTCCGTCCAGTGAGTGTGCCAGTGCTCCAGAATCACCGGTGGCCAGCAAAACCTTTTTTGCCCAGTGTAGCCCTGCGGCGGCCAGCGCTTCTGTGGCACGTAGCGAAAGCCTCCAAAATCGCTCGCCCATTCGACCCATGGCAGTATCAGCCTGCCGATCCCGACTGCGTTTAAAGCTCTATCCACCTGGACAAGAGTTACCTCCTCTTCAGGCAGCCACAGAACCTGGTGACATTAAAAGAGCCACCACACCACAGCACATGTCCTCGCCCAATATTGCTACTCAGCCAGATGGAATAGAACACATAGAGGAGCAGCCAGGCGTGAGGTTTATGTCGCACGAGAACATGACACTCCAAAGACAGGGTTCGGGATCAAATCTGGCGCGCCAGACTTTAATGGCGGCACATGCATTGAATCTGATCCCGGCGGATAAGGCTAGGGAGCGAAGTTTCCTGGATGGCAGACTGGGATCGACTTCGCTTTTGGGTCCCAGTGAACTAAGCCGCGTGCTGCCGCAAAAGGAGATCACCGTCTTTGTTGGTACTTGGAATATGAATGGCCACAGTCCACCCAA GCAACTTAATGATTTTGTGCTGCCAGCCAATGTGGAGCACGTGCCCGACATTGTGGTAATGGGCACACAGGAGTCCACCCCAGACCGCTTCGAGTGGGAGGTCACCATTCAGGAGACCCTAGGTCCCTCTCACGTGCTCTTCCATGCTACAACTCTGGGTACCCTCCACCTGGCTGTGTATATGCGACGGGACTTGATCTGGTACTGCTCCGTACCCGAGGATGCTTCTATGTCGGTCCGCACGGGCTCCGCTTTTCGGACAAAGGGTGCCGTGGCCATATCCTTCTGCCTGTTTGGCACTTCCATGCTGTTTGTCACCTCGCATTTAACGGCGCACCAGCAGAAGGTGAAAGAGCGTGTGTCGGACGTTAAGCGAATTATCAATGCTCTGGACTTGCCTCGCAATTTGCCCAATCAGaggcataaaaacaaagatGTCACGCAGAACTTTGACAATGTCTTCTGGTGCGGCGATCTTAACTTTCGACTGGGTGAGCCGCGTGAAAAGCTGCTGGAGTGGATTCAGAATACCAAGTTCCCGCTGCCGTCGCACTTACCGCACGGTTACATGCACACGGATCAGTTGACTTCCGTTCTGGCTGATGGCGCCGCCTTCCGAGGATTTATGGAGGCGAACATCACATTTCCACCCACGTACAAGTACGATCCGGGCAGCCAGAACTTCGATACCTCGTCGAAGCAGCGAGCGCCGGCCTATACGGATCGCATTCTCTACAAGTACCGCCAAATGCAGGGACTAGTCATCCGTCGGCAGACCCTAGTGCCTGGTGTATCCACACCCACGCAGCCCCATGTTCAATGTCTGCTCTACGATTCGGTGCCATCGATAACCACCTCGGACCACAAGCCGGTGTGGGCGCTTTTCCGAACACTCATCCGTGCAGGAACCGATGC AATTCCCTTGGCTGCTGGCCTCTTCAGTCGCGACATTTATCTGGAGGGAATGCGAAGACGCTTGAATAACCAATATAGCGGCGCCTCCGCCGTTTGTGTGTTACAGTAA
- the LOC6737801 gene encoding spermine synthase isoform X1 gives MAAQTILFDFTLDKDKTADEEARLQVAKILRNELEQLFPQLELAYSMESPENGYFAVLHENKDTVITCRIFQHGLLTLNVEYFLPDGKEPSISFDTMRTMELILRQKFDSDRSKYLPPIKRGGYIDIYMTSSDERIIEYDIDKVVFEARSPFQKIQIMHSKTLGNMLLLDELQNIAESDLIYTETLMCRGVENYEGKEICILGGGDGALLYELLKENPKHVVMLEIDELVMQTCNKYLNVICGDVLEKRKSDQYEIIVGDCVEYLKKFIAEGRKFDYVFGDLTDIPITDAPEGETWDFIRTIFEHSFKVLKPDGKYLTHGNGSTCKVQLRLFEEQLNLLRPKVKFTTTKAFVPSFMEEWLFYQVTFA, from the exons ATGGCGGCCCAGACGATACTGTTTGATTTCACGCTGGACAAGGACAAGACGGCGGATGAGGAGGCGCGCCTCCAGGTGGCCAAGATCCTGCGCAacgagctggagcagctgttCCCCCAGCTGGAGCTGGCCTACTCGATGGAGTCGCCGGAAAACGGCTACTTTGCGGTGCTGCACGAGAACAAGGACACGGTGATTACCTGCCGCATCTTCCAGCACGGTCTGCTGACACTCAACGTGGAGTACTTCCTGCCCGACGGCAAGGAGCCGAGCATATCCTTCGAC ACCATGCGCACCATGGAACTGATTTTGCGGCAGAAATTTGATTCCGATCGGTCCAAGTACTTGCCGCCGATTAAGCGCGGTGGATATATCGACATATACATGACTAGCTCAG ATGAGCGCATCATCGAGTACGACATCGACAAGGTGGTCTTCGAGGCGCGCTCGCCCTTCCAGAAGATTCAAATCATGCACTCCAAGACGCTGGGCAACATGCTGCTCCTGGACGAGCTGCAGA ACATTGCTGAATCCGATCTGATCTACACGGAGACCCTAATGTGTCGCGGCGTGGAGAACTATGAGGGCAAGGAGATCTGCATCCTGGGCGGCGGCGATGGCGCCTTGTTGTACGAGCTACTCAAGGAGAATCCGAAGCACGTGGTGATGCTGGAGATTGATGAGCTTGTGATGCAGACCTGCAACAAATACCTCAACGTGATCTGTGGCGATGTGTTGGAGAAACGCAAGAGCGACCAGTACGAGATCATTGTGGGCGACTGTGTGGAGTACTTGAAGAAGTTCATCGCCGAGGGCCGCAAGTTCGACTATGTGTTCGGGGATCTTACGGATATACCCATAACCGATGCGCCGGAGGGCGAGACCTGGGACTTTATTCGTACCATCTTCGAGCACTCCTTCAAGGTGCTGAAGCCCGACGGAAAGTATTTGACTCATGGCAATGGGTCCACCTGCAAGGTGCAGCTGCGTCTGTTCGAGGAGCAGTTGAACTTGCTGCGTCCCAAGGTGAAGTTCACCACCACCAAGGCGTTTGTGCCGTCGTTCATGGAAGAGTGGCTCTTCTACCAAGTGACCTTCGCCTGA
- the LOC6737798 gene encoding uncharacterized protein LOC6737798 produces MDKNLDEVKDTVQKKFNEIRAALHMREKLLLRQLEVIANTRQQQQLLKKSPTEVENSNSIGKKDQSGVRFIPGESEDAEEKLLTAIRSFGHFLLDNSDMQLALQDYRTTGLRNEDYIEPLDDHETMYKCLQDGQVSYLDLDEDGTAPEAIVVDFSRNRSLVEDNAKRSIINITLQEAKDLIKKAKIKRDTYVPPLNLEELDDELESSIAEAVSSLGRETSAKSKSSVQEPPKCKGRKQRFKPKITINNCNGTINLRNIASLTINCASEEAVRAEMPLAKFADSSTTEPSNSTPTTTASSSNYSSNASSRSQSKKQKANKKLDKIEREPSSDSTPTPGQAQRYEETEIHDVTCDFYNRLLNEIKKSMVEKPRRTYNQVAEPVQTSAADSSCDANSNPKQSAAKPEPVSTTTSLTHSESGPQLQPGKRLILKNFENLKIILEANSGDEDSFHPVQIEQWLAEIISETDLEPMQNTDILEHSRIHSSESP; encoded by the exons ATGGACAAGAATCTGGATGAG GTCAAAGACACCGTACAAAAGAAGTTCAATGAAATCCGTGCTGCGTTGCATATGCGCGAGAAGTTGCTGCTCCGGCAACTGGAGGTCATAGCGAACacgcgacagcagcagcagctgctgaagAAGTCGCCCACCGAAGTGGAGAACTCGAACTCGATTGGCAAGAAGGATCAAAGTGGTGTGCGTTTCATTCCCGGGGAGAGCGAGGATGCGGAGGAGAAGCTATTGACCGCCATCCGAAGCTTCGGACACTTTCTGCTGGACAACAGTGATATGCAGCTGGCGCTGCAGGATTACCGCACCACGGGCTTGAGGAACGAGGACTACATCGAGCCTCTAGATGACCACGAGACCATGTACAAGTGCCTACAGGATGGGCAAGTATCGTATCTCGATCTAGACGAAGATGGCACCGCACCAGAGGCCATTGTAGTCGACTTCTCCCGCAACAGAAGTCTTGTTGAGGACAATGCCAAGCGCTCCATTATCAACATTACACTGCAGGAAGCCAAGGATCTGATAAAGAAGGCCAAGATCAAGAGGGATACGTATGTGCCGCCCTTAAACTTGGAGGAGCTGGATGACGAGCTGGAATCTTCGATTGCCGAAGCCGTTTCCAGCTTGGGGCGAGAAACCTCTGCCAAATCAAAGAGCAGCGTACAAGAACCACCGAAATGCAAGGGTCGCAAGCAGCGCTTCAAGCCAAAAATCACCATCAACAATTGCAATGGCACCATCAATCTGCGCAACATAGCCAGCTTGACCATCAACTGCGCCAGCGAAGAGGCAGTGAGAGCAGAGATGCCCCTGGCCAAATTCGCTGATTCCAGTACCACCGAACCCTCAAACtccacgcccaccaccaccgcctccagTTCCAATTACTCCAGTAATGCTAGCTCCCGTTCGCAGTCCAAGAAGCAAAAGGCGAACAAAAAGCTGGACAAGATCGAGCGCGAACCCAGCTCGGATTCCACTCCTACGCCTGGACAAGCTCAGCGCTACGAGGAGACCGAGATTCACGATGTCACCTGCGATTTCTACAATCGCCTCTTGAATGAAATCAAGAAGAGCATGGTGGAGAAGCCACGCAGGACGTACAACCAGGTGGCAGAGCCCGTTCAAACGTCGGCTGCCGATTCCAGTTGCGATGCCAACTCCAATCCCAAGCAGTCGGCTGCCAAACCGGAGCCAGTTTCGACCACCACATCGCTAACGCACAGCGAATCGGGACCACAATTGCAGCCGGGCAAGCGGCTAATCCTTAAGAACTTCGAGAATCTCAAGATCATCCTCGAGGCAAACAGCGGCGATGAGGACTCATTCCATCCCGTCCAGATCGAGCAGTGGCTGGCGGAGATTATCTCCGAAACGGATCTGGAGCCCATGCAGAACACGGATATCCTGGAGCACAGTCGCATCCACAGCAGCGAGAGTCCCTAG
- the LOC6737799 gene encoding delta-aminolevulinic acid dehydratase — protein MERKLHSGMHHATLRQLQESGCEIAPHNLMYPVFIVSNDDDVQPIASMPGISRFGLNRLKEHLEPLVAKGLSSVLLFGVVEPDMKDEQASNADSAKNPVVLALPKLREWFPDLLIACDVCICPYSSHGHCGLLGETGLENGPSIKRIAEIAVAYAKAGAHIVAPSDMMDNRVKAIKQALIDAQMNSVSLLAYSAKFTSNFYGPFREAAQSAPKFGDRRCYQLPSGSRSLAMRAIQRDVAEGADMLMVKPGMPYLDILRSTKDSYPYHTLYVYQVSGEFAMLYHAAKAGAFDLKDAVLEAMKGFRRAGADCIITYYTPFLLDIIGKVK, from the coding sequence atggagCGGAAACTGCACAGTGGAATGCACCATGCCAcgctgcggcagctgcaggAGTCGGGCTGCGAGATAGCGCCGCACAATCTCATGTATCCGGTGTTCATCGTTAGCAACGACGACGatgtccaaccgattgccaGCATGCCGGGAATCTCGAGATTCGGACTGAATCGCCTGAAGGAGCACCTGGAGCCGCTGGTGGCCAAGGGACTGTCGTCGGTGCTGCTCTTTGGGGTCGTGGAGCCGGACATGAAGGATGAGCAGGCCTCCAATGCGGATTCAGCAAAGAATCCAGTGGTTCTCGCTCTACCGAAGCTCCGGGAATGGTTTCCGGATCTGCTGATAGCCTGTGATGTGTGCATCTGCCCGTACTCCTCGCACGGTCACTGCGGTCTGCTGGGCGAAACGGGGCTGGAGAACGGACCCAGCATAAAGCGGATAGCCGAGATAGCCGTGGCTTATGCCAAAGCTGGAGCGCACATTGTGGCTCCATCGGACATGATGGACAACCGGGTGAAGGCCATCAAGCAGGCCCTCATCGATGCCCAGATGAACAGTGTGTCCCTGCTGGCGTACTCCGCCAAGTTCACATCCAATTTCTACGGACCCTTCCGGGAGGCAGCACAATCCGCTCCCAAATTCGGTGACCGGAGGTGCTATCAGCTGCCCAGTGGCTCCAGAAGCTTAGCGATGAGAGCCATTCAACGTGATGTAGCTGAGGGAGCCGACATGCTGATGGTGAAACCGGGAATGCCCTATCTGGATATCCTACGATCCACAAAGGATTCCTATCCGTATCACACGCTGTACGTCTACCAGGTGTCCGGGGAGTTTGCTATGCTGTATCATGCCGCCAAGGCGGGCGCCTTTGACCTCAAGGATGCCGTGCTGGAGGCCATGAAGGGCTTTCGACGAGCTGGTGCCGATTGCATCATCACCTACTACACACCCTTTCTGCTGGACATTATCGGAAAGGTCAAGTAA